ATAGAAACacttataaatcttttatgtTTAAGGAAAACTTTCATACAGTTCATATATAGAGATATATTGTAGttatacatacaaaataaaaaaaaatacaagatcataaatcattatatactatatatagatagatgaGTAACCGTTACataattaatttctattttctttttacagaACAATCGTTGAAACGTATGTGCAAGAGATAGCTCGAGTGGCACAAATGATATGTGAAATACTGGGGAAACAAGTGAACGTGAGTTCGGAGTATTTCGAAAACATTTTTGAGCTTGAAAACAGTTTTCTAAGGCTCAATAAGTACCATCCTAGTGTTTTTGGTTCTGAagtgtttggtttggttcctCATACCGATACAAGTTTTCTCACTATACTCTCTCAAGATCAAATCGGAGGGTTAGAATTGGAAAATAATGGACAATGGATCAGCGTAAAACCTTGCTTGGAAGCCCTTACAGTCAACATTGGGGATATGTTTCAGGTAATTACTTCTACCCTTTGATTTTCAACGTTCAAGTCCATTAAGGTTAGCTATTGCCCTGTATCATTTTTCAACAGCGAACTATTAATTAGTTCTATGATTCTAAAGCGTATATGACTTAGAATAAAGCAAATCCTAAAACTTCAGTAGAAGTTTTTCTggtatattattttatatatataggtaaAATGTCACGAGAGATAATgttaattaatacaaaaatgttaagaaacATATGCTTAATTAGGcgccacaaaaaaaaaattgtgttatcAATTGTTTCTGTTGTTCAATAAAATTCTGAATATAGTTATGAAGTAATTGTATAAATCCTTTATTTTATCGAATTGGTTTCTCTATGAACTATATTGGTCATAAGTTCAGGGGAAACCCTAGAAAATTATCAAGGGCCAAGCTTTTGCATGAGCTTCGATCTGGTGCCTAACATATATTAGATAAGATCTactgatttaaattttaatatatattgctAATCATTCTCAAAgaacttctttgattttatttataagaaagagATGACAGTTGAAACCAACCTATATTACAACTCAAATTAACGCTAATGTCTTTGATagacaaatatataaatcgtatatatatattttgcaaGCTAATTATTTTCATGTATGCTATAGGCACTGAGTAATGGAGTGTACCAAAGCGTGAGACATAGAGTGATTTCTCCAGCAAATATCGAGAGGATGTCAATAGCTTTCTTCGTATGTCCTTATCTCGAAACTGAGATCGATTGCTTTGGGTATCCAAAGAAGTATAGAAGATTCAGTTTCAGAGAGTACAAAGAGCAGAGTGAACATGATGTTAAAGAAACTGGTGATAAGGTAGGCTTGTCCAGGTTTCTCATTTGATCCATCTCTTTGAACTTTGACCTTTAGTGGAGAGGTCAAAACTAATGTTGTCTTATTTTGGCAATTCCTCAAACTCAATTTAACACCTATGTTTAAGGCAAGGTCTAATAAAAATCGAtgtaacaaaaaatgttttatatcaatatattttcttaattatttctaTCGCACATTTTCTTTACtaatatataatactttttccttttacttttttaagtTATGATAAATCATTCGAGTTTATGATCAATTATGAAAACTGATGAGGATATAATAGCacgtaaaaagaaaagaaatgtaggaatttggaaaaaatggtttacaaaaaaacaacaacatttattatattacatatatatatatatatatatatatatattatcttttggaactccaaaaatagagaaatgaatcatcaccataattctttcaatcattttgtcattttgcAAATgaatgacaaaataaaataaaaataccaattctacaaaaaaaaaaaaaaaattgtttttccaattctacaaattatattttcctttttaaatggtttagaccaatttattttatagcttctttatttatttagtttttggcGATTCTGTATAACAATCAGAGCCttgattagaaaatatttttacaattttgccAAAAAGAACTTAACCAGGGCTTTCACTGCCTTTCATCGCCTTACAAATTACAATGGTTAATAAGTAAATATTAACTCTGCTCATTTTATCCTGAAATAAGAATGGTAGCCAAGAATTAGTAAACACGCCCTATATAACTAGGGGTTCCAAGGTAGGCACAAGGCAACATCAAATATTTGGTAGTTGctgtaaaatatttcagattACCCTTCCAACTTTTGGATgatattcaattattcataAGATTTGACCCTATAATATATTTCAGGCTGTAAACGAAATATGTAATCATTTCAAAGCACACATATATGTTCTAAAATCACAAAGCTCAGAGAAAAACTTAAGAATATAGAAGAGAACCAAGTATGATCTTCCACAAAATCATCAGATTGTCGCCGAGAAAAAAGCTCTGATCGTTCTGTTTCCCTCCTTCACCGAAAAAACTATCTCTTCATGTCTTGTGTCAATAGACCCAAAACATTCAGATTGTTTCGTTTcgttcaaaatttaaatactgAAATCATTGAAACCGGCTAGAAAGGATTAACTAGACTAGttgaataaactaaaaattaggAAAACTATGTgactctcaatctctcatgGTGAAGAGAAAGATCCTTACcgtaaattttttattcttacaGAATTGTTATATAACTATTGTCCTcaaatatcttaaaaaaataataatgaagattttattattaaaaataatattctaCCACATAAAAAGTTATCCGAACTTGCACTAGTTACATCATCTCTAATGCATATCTAGTTACATCATCTCTAATGcatatctctattttttctattattttatagGAAACTctattttaaaggatttatCAATATAAATCTTGTACTCATGATTAAATTTGTGTAAATCAAGAAAACTGTTAATTTCTGTAATATTTCAAAGATAAATCATTTACATATAACATAAAGCACATATGTGAAAAGTGACAAGttcaataaatttatataaaagtttaaaattaaaacagaacaccttgacaaaaaaagaacagttCCATGAAACTATTAATAGCTacactattttaaaaattaatatttttatagtaTGTAACACAAGTAATTTAACTAGTAGAAATGTGAAAATGGCACATTCAtataaaatctacaaaaaaagcttttaaatttaaagagaGCAAAtcaataaagtttttattttctacagTAATTTAAATTGAATCCCTTATACAATAAAGTACGTGTCAATAGAAATGTGAAAATGGCAAGTTCaatataagtttttatacatgtactttaaattttctaaaagagCAAAtcaatgaaactttttaagaTAAA
This sequence is a window from Arabidopsis thaliana chromosome 1 sequence. Protein-coding genes within it:
- the GA2OX7 gene encoding gibberellin 2-oxidase 7 (gibberellin 2-oxidase 7 (GA2OX7); FUNCTIONS IN: C-20 gibberellin 2-beta-dioxygenase activity; INVOLVED IN: response to salt stress, gibberellin biosynthetic process, gibberellin metabolic process; LOCATED IN: chloroplast; EXPRESSED IN: central cell, hypocotyl; CONTAINS InterPro DOMAIN/s: Oxoglutarate/iron-dependent oxygenase (InterPro:IPR005123); BEST Arabidopsis thaliana protein match is: gibberellin 2-oxidase 8 (TAIR:AT4G21200.1); Has 8324 Blast hits to 8283 proteins in 985 species: Archae - 0; Bacteria - 1088; Metazoa - 111; Fungi - 933; Plants - 4816; Viruses - 0; Other Eukaryotes - 1376 (source: NCBI BLink).) produces the protein MASQPPFKTNFCSIFGSSFPNSTSESNTNTSTIQTSGIKLPVIDLSHLTSGEEVKRKRCVKQMVAAAKEWGFFQIVNHGIPKDVFEMMLLEEKKLFDQPFSVKVRERFSDLSKNSYRWGNPSATSPAQYSVSEAFHIILSEVSRISDDRNNLRTIVETYVQEIARVAQMICEILGKQVNVSSEYFENIFELENSFLRLNKYHPSVFGSEVFGLVPHTDTSFLTILSQDQIGGLELENNGQWISVKPCLEALTVNIGDMFQALSNGVYQSVRHRVISPANIERMSIAFFVCPYLETEIDCFGYPKKYRRFSFREYKEQSEHDVKETGDKVGLSRFLI